A genomic window from Balaenoptera acutorostrata chromosome 20, mBalAcu1.1, whole genome shotgun sequence includes:
- the LOC103000225 gene encoding glycine cleavage system H protein, mitochondrial-like, whose protein sequence is MALRVSQSVRAAVCSLRAISVPNAPCPPRPWGLRVGAVRALHTGPALLSGRKFTDKHEWVTTENGVGTVGISNFAQEALGDVVYCSLPEVGTKLNKQEEFGALESVKAASELYSPLSGEVTEINEALAENPGLVNKSCYEDGWLIKMTLSNPSELDELMSEEAYEKYIKSIEK, encoded by the coding sequence ATGGCCCTGCGAGTGTCGCAGAGCGTGCGGGCCGCGGTCTGCAGCCTGCGCGCCATCTCTGTGCCCAACGCGCCCTGCCCGCCGCGGCCCTGGGGACTGCGGGTGGGCGCTGTCCGGGCACTGCACACCGGCCCCGCTCTGCTGTCGGGTCGTAAATTCACAGACAAACATGAATGGGTAACAACAGAAAACGGTGTTGGAACAGTGGGAATCAGCAATTTTGCACAGGAAGCTTTGGGAGATGTTGTTTACTGTAGTCTGCCTGAAGTTGGGACAAAATTGAACAAACAAGAGGAATTTGGCGCTTTGGAAAGTGTGAAAGCTGCTAGTGAACTCTACTCTCCTCTATCAGGAGAAGTAACTGAAATTAATGAAGCTCTAGCAGAAAATCCAGGACTTGTCAACAAATCTTGTTATGAAGATGGTTGGCTGATCAAGATGACACTCAGTAACCCTTCAGAACTAGATGAACTAATGAGTGAAGAAGCAtatgagaaatacataaaatctatTGAGAAGTGA